The Halonatronomonas betaini genome includes a region encoding these proteins:
- a CDS encoding DUF2232 domain-containing protein: MDNKPSTPDQDLKEMRKQFLLSLIAIVILTFINVSFPFFNLAVILIWPIPIVNLAIHQGMQKATILIAIAALINGLLFNPLMGLLTVAGFGFVGFVMAGAILEKLSAFKVLVMTVLAAIASNFLIIAGISFAYDGGILATVQSAIADNLVPLLENGEMTAVLEAQLELISLIIPGMLIISGVLTGILNYYLVHWYFDIKRISVNTYNSISYWRFPTIILSLGLVISILFRGSPVGLNLLVIIIFLLFLQGFGVGLYYVRKKTKSFFLNWIYILLVIMIPVIPPLLFLIGLVDLWFDIRKLKYGNN, translated from the coding sequence ATGGATAATAAACCATCTACACCAGACCAGGACCTGAAAGAAATGAGAAAGCAGTTTTTATTGAGTCTTATAGCTATAGTTATTTTAACATTTATAAATGTTAGTTTTCCATTTTTTAATCTAGCTGTTATTTTAATCTGGCCAATACCAATAGTCAATCTAGCTATCCATCAGGGAATGCAGAAGGCAACTATTTTAATTGCAATTGCAGCATTAATTAATGGCCTGTTATTTAATCCATTAATGGGATTATTGACTGTTGCTGGCTTTGGTTTTGTTGGATTTGTAATGGCCGGAGCTATCCTAGAAAAATTGTCGGCCTTTAAAGTCCTGGTAATGACAGTATTAGCAGCAATAGCTTCTAATTTCTTAATTATAGCTGGAATTTCCTTTGCATATGACGGTGGAATTTTAGCTACAGTTCAATCAGCAATTGCTGATAATTTAGTCCCATTACTTGAAAATGGAGAGATGACAGCAGTTTTAGAGGCTCAATTGGAGTTAATTTCTTTGATAATTCCAGGAATGCTTATAATTTCAGGTGTTTTAACTGGTATATTAAATTATTATTTAGTTCACTGGTATTTTGATATTAAAAGGATTTCAGTTAATACCTATAATAGTATCTCTTACTGGCGTTTCCCAACAATAATCTTATCACTGGGACTGGTAATCTCTATTTTATTTAGAGGCAGTCCAGTTGGCTTAAATCTTCTGGTGATAATAATATTTTTATTGTTTTTACAGGGTTTTGGAGTAGGGCTATATTATGTAAGAAAAAAGACCAAATCCTTTTTCTTAAACTGGATTTATATCCTTTTAGTTATAATGATACCGGTAATACCACCACTTTTATTTCTAATAGGTCTGGTTGATTTATGGTTTGATATTCGAAAATTAAAATATGGAAACAATTAA
- the rplI gene encoding 50S ribosomal protein L9, giving the protein MEVILREDVEKVGAGGEVVDVADGYARNFLFPRGLAEKATKAKIQEVKAAQKAKEKAKAENREAAQAQAEKLESEKFEIAVKAGEEGRLFGSVSTHDIADKVEAAGYEIDRKKIDLDENIKDLGAHKVTVKLFEDIAAEITVNVVAKEEE; this is encoded by the coding sequence ATGGAAGTAATACTCCGTGAAGATGTTGAAAAAGTAGGTGCCGGAGGCGAGGTTGTTGATGTTGCTGATGGTTATGCTAGAAATTTTCTTTTTCCTAGAGGGTTAGCAGAAAAAGCTACAAAAGCTAAAATTCAGGAAGTTAAAGCTGCTCAAAAGGCTAAAGAAAAAGCTAAAGCTGAAAATAGAGAAGCAGCTCAAGCTCAAGCTGAAAAGTTAGAGTCTGAGAAATTTGAAATAGCTGTTAAAGCTGGTGAAGAAGGAAGATTGTTTGGTTCTGTCTCAACTCATGATATAGCAGATAAAGTAGAAGCTGCTGGTTATGAAATAGATAGAAAGAAAATTGACCTTGATGAGAATATCAAAGATTTAGGAGCTCATAAAGTTACAGTTAAGCTCTTTGAAGATATAGCAGCAGAAATAACTGTTAATGTTGTTGCTAAAGAAGAAGAGTAA
- the prxU gene encoding thioredoxin-dependent peroxiredoxin (Most members of this family contain a selenocysteine.), with product MIKVGEKAPVFETKAYVDGQFKDVALTDYEGQWTVLFFYPGDFTFVUPTELTAVAVKYDELQEADAEVLAISTDSHFVHKVWQEEELSKMIEGGLPFPMLADPGGDIGKMYNVYDAENGINIRGKFVIDPDGVLQAMEILNEPTGRNVEELVRQVRALQHTSNTCEATPAGWHPGKKTLTPGEDLVGKVHENWNPDEELE from the coding sequence ATGATAAAAGTTGGAGAAAAAGCACCTGTTTTTGAAACAAAAGCGTATGTAGATGGTCAATTTAAAGATGTAGCACTAACAGATTATGAAGGGCAATGGACTGTATTATTTTTCTATCCAGGCGATTTCACTTTCGTCTGACCGACTGAATTAACGGCAGTTGCCGTCAAGTATGATGAACTTCAGGAAGCTGATGCTGAAGTTTTAGCTATTAGTACTGATAGCCATTTTGTTCATAAAGTCTGGCAGGAAGAAGAGCTATCCAAGATGATAGAGGGTGGACTTCCATTTCCAATGTTAGCTGATCCAGGTGGAGATATTGGTAAAATGTATAATGTGTATGATGCCGAAAACGGCATAAATATAAGAGGTAAGTTTGTTATTGATCCTGATGGTGTTCTACAGGCTATGGAGATTTTAAATGAGCCAACAGGAAGAAATGTTGAGGAGTTAGTAAGACAGGTGAGAGCACTTCAGCATACAAGTAATACCTGCGAAGCTACTCCAGCTGGCTGGCATCCTGGGAAGAAAACATTAACCCCAGGAGAAGACCTTGTCGGTAAAGTTCATGAAAACTGGAATCCAGATGAAGAACTTGAATAA
- a CDS encoding AzlC family ABC transporter permease, which yields MFYQGVKRALPVAIGYLPIAITFGVVARSADLPSTMIVLMSVMVFAGASQFVAINLIASGAGILGIIITIFFVNLRHILMSATTSEKLKKHNKGWLALMSFGITDESFSIIATDNREDLPRSYVFGLITIPYIAWVFGTAAGVLIGESLPALLESSMEIALYAMFVGLLIPEIKRSNSKLKVVILAVFISSGLSWLPVFNLSEGWIITITTLVSALFAAKFIKVEGDRVVK from the coding sequence ATGTTTTATCAGGGGGTAAAAAGGGCACTACCAGTCGCAATTGGTTACTTGCCAATTGCAATTACTTTTGGTGTTGTTGCAAGATCAGCTGATCTGCCATCAACAATGATAGTTCTCATGTCAGTTATGGTTTTTGCTGGAGCAAGTCAATTTGTAGCTATAAATTTAATAGCTAGCGGGGCAGGTATTTTAGGTATAATTATAACTATATTTTTTGTTAACCTTCGTCATATTTTAATGTCAGCCACAACATCAGAGAAATTGAAAAAACATAACAAAGGCTGGCTTGCCTTAATGTCATTTGGGATCACAGATGAAAGTTTTTCAATAATTGCAACAGATAATAGAGAAGATTTGCCCAGGTCTTATGTTTTTGGACTAATTACAATTCCATATATCGCCTGGGTATTTGGAACAGCAGCAGGAGTTCTAATAGGAGAGAGTTTGCCTGCTCTTCTGGAATCCAGTATGGAAATAGCACTTTATGCAATGTTTGTTGGCTTATTGATACCAGAAATTAAGAGATCGAATAGTAAACTTAAAGTTGTTATACTGGCTGTATTTATCAGCTCAGGCTTAAGCTGGTTGCCAGTATTTAACTTATCTGAGGGCTGGATAATAACTATAACGACTCTGGTATCAGCTCTCTTTGCGGCCAAGTTTATAAAAGTAGAAGGTGATAGAGTTGTCAAATAG